The following proteins are encoded in a genomic region of Dasypus novemcinctus isolate mDasNov1 chromosome 3, mDasNov1.1.hap2, whole genome shotgun sequence:
- the FEM1B gene encoding protein fem-1 homolog B: MEGLAGYVYKAASEGKVLTLAALLLNRSESDIRYLLGYVSQQGGQRSTPLIIAARNGHAKVVRLLLEHYRVQTQQTGTVRFDGYVIDGATALWCAAGAGHFEVVKLLVSHGANVNHTTVTNSTPLRAACFDGRLDIVKYLVENNANISIANKYDNTCLMIAAYKGHTDVVRYLLEQRADPNAKAHCGATALHFAAEAGHIDIVKELIKWRAAIVVNGHGMTPLKVAAESCKADVVELLLSHADCDRRSRIEALELLGASFANDRENYDIMKTYHYLYLAMLERFQDGDNVLEKEVLPPIHAYGNRTECRNPQELESIRQDRDALHMEGLIVRERILGADNIDVSHPIIYRGAVYADNMEFEQCIKLWLHALHLRQKGNRNTHKDLLRFAQVFSQMIHLNETVKAPDIECVLRCSVLEIEQSMNRVKNIPDADVHNAMDNYECNLYTFLYLVCISTKTQCSEEDQCKINKQIYNLIHLDPRTREGFTLLHLAVNSNTPVDDFHTNDVCSFPNALVTKLLLDCGAEVNAVDNEGNSALHIIVQYNRPISDFLTLHSIIISLVEAGAHTDMTNKQNKTPLDKSTTGVSEILLKTQMKMSLKCLAARAVRANDINYQDQIPRTLEEFVGFH; this comes from the exons ATGGAGGGCCTGGCTGGCTATGTATACAAGGCGGCCAGCGAAGGCAAGGTGCTGACTCTGGCCGCCTTGCTTCTCAACCGGTCTGAAAGCGACATCCGCTATCTGCTTGGCTATGTCAGCCAGCAGGGAGGGCAGCGCTCCACGCCCCTCATCATCGCAGCCCGCAATGGGCATGCCAAGGTGGTGCGCTTGCTGTTAGAACATTACCGGGTGCAGACTCAGCAGACTGGCACTGTCCGCTTCGACGG GTATGTCATTGACGGTGCTACCGCTCTTTGGTGTGCGGCAGGAGCAGGACATTTTGAAGTTGTTAAACTTCTAGTCAGTCATGGAGCCAATGTGAACCACACCACGGTTACTAACTCCACCCCGCTGCGGGCAGCATGCTTTGATGGCCGACTGGACATTGTTAAGTACTTAGTTGAAAATAATGCCAACATCAGCATTGCCAACAAGTATGACAACACCTGCCTAATGATTGCAGCATATAAGGGACACACAGACGTGGTCAGATACCTTTTAGAACAACGTGCTGATCCAAATGCTAAAGCACATTGTGGAGCAACAGCATTGCACTTTGCAGCTGAAGCTGGGCACATAGATATTGTGAAAGAGTTGATAAAATGGCGTGCTGCTATAGTAGTGAATGGGCATGGGATGACACCATTAAAAGTAGCTGCTGAAAGTTGTAAAGCTGATGTTGTTGAACTTTTGCTCTCTCATGCTGATTGTGACCGAAGAAGTCGGATTGAAGCTTTGGAactcttgggggcctcttttgCAAATGACCGTGAGAACTATGACATCATGAAGACATACCACTATTTGTATTTAGCCATGTTAGAGAGGTTTCAAGATGGTGACAATGTTCTTGAAAAAGAGGTTCTACCACCAATCCATGCTTATGGGAATAGAACTGAATGTAGAAATCCTCAGGAACTGGAATCCATTCGGCAAGACAGAGATGCTCTTCATATGGAAGGCCTTATAGTTCGGGAACGGATTTTAGGTGCTGACAATATTGATGTTTCCCACCCCATAATTTACAGGGGGGCTGTTTATGCAGATAACATGGAATTCGAACAGTGTATCAAGTTGTGGCTTCATGCTCTGCACCTCAGGCAGAAAGGTAACAGGAACACCCATAAGGATCTTCTTAGATTTGCTCAAGTTTTCTCACAGATGATACATTTAAATGAAACTGTGAAGGCCCCAGACATAGAGTGTGTTTTGAGATGCAGTGTTTTGGAAATAGAACAAAGTATGAACAGAGTAAAAAATATTCCAGATGCTGATGTCCACAATGCCATGGACAATTATGAATGTAATCTCTATACCTTTCTGTATTTAGTATGCATCTCCACCAAAACACAGTGCAGTGAAGAAGATCAGTGCAAGATTAACAAGCAGATCTACAACCTGATTCACCTTGATCCCAGAACTCGTGAAGGTTTCACCTTACTGCATCTAGCTGTCAACTCAAATACACCAGTCGATGATTTCCACACCAATGATGTCTGCAGCTTTCCAAATGCACTTGTCACAAAGCTCCTGCTGGACTGTGGTGCTGAGGTAAATGCTGTGGACAATGAAGGAAACAGTGCCCTTCATATTATTGTTCAGTACAACAGGCCCATCAGTGATTTTCTGACCTTGCACTCGATCATCATTAGCCTAGTTGAAGCTGGCGCTCACACTGACATGACAAATAAACAGAATAAGACTCCACTAGACAAAAGTACAACTGGGGTATCTGAAATACTACTTAAAACTCAAATGAAGATGAGTCTCAAGTGCCTGGCTGCCCGAGCAGTTCGGGCTAATGACATTAACTACCAAGACCAGATCCCCAGAACTCTCGAAGAGTTTGTTGGATTTCATTAA